The Magnolia sinica isolate HGM2019 chromosome 10, MsV1, whole genome shotgun sequence genome includes a window with the following:
- the LOC131217104 gene encoding transcription factor IBH1-like 1 encodes MQVSNSFKKVFLKKLLVGLQHDDFSSKNMSLTERKNAIKLSSDVALAFAGNGAIWSQALITDVSKQEKNKTLMRHILGNEFERMTEKPCGRSVACKMVRSKKILKRSYIQRRIRKSAPRRMIASAIAKRIVKKRTQVLKCIIPGGESMDEFSLLDETIDYILSLRAQVDVMRRLANVFELSNLK; translated from the coding sequence ATGCAAGTCTCAAACTCATTCAAGAAAGTCTTCCTCAAGAAACTACTGGTGGGCCTCCAACATGATGATTTTTCCTCCAAGAACATGAGCCTTACAGAAAGAAAGAATGCCATCAAGCTTTCGTCGGACGTCGCACTAGCTTTCGCCGGCAATGGTGCCATATGGAGCCAAGCCCTAATTACTGATGTCTCCAAACAAGAAAAGAACAAGACCCTTATGAGGCACATCTTGGGCAATGAATTCGAGAGGATGACAGAGAAGCCATGCGGCCGATCGGTCGCGTGCAAGATGGTGAGGAGCAAGAAGATCTTGAAGAGGAGCTACATCCAGCGTAGGATAAGGAAGAGTGCACCCCGGCGGATGATAGCAAGTGCAATCGCGAAGAGGATTGTGAAGAAAAGGACCCAAGTGCTGAAATGTATCATACCAGGAGGAGAGTCCATGGATGAATTCTCTTTGTTGGATGAGACTATAGATTACATTCTGTCTCTCAGAGCTCAGGTCGATGTCATGCGACGTCTGGCCAACGTTTTTGAGCTTTCGAATCTTAAGTAA